The nucleotide sequence AGCTTATCAAGCGCATTCACGGATTCAAAGGCTTCTGCATACAGCTCAATGGCAGCATGGGCAGTGTAAGAGCCCGCGCAGCCACAGGCCGCTTCTTTCTTATCTTGATAATGCGGCGCCGAATCTGTGCCTAAAAAGAAGCGTGGGTTGCCAGAAGCTGCAGCACCTAGCAGCGCTTGCTGGTGGATATTGCGCTTTAAAATCGGTAAACAGTAAAAATGCGGGCGAATACCGCCAGCCAGCATATGGTTACGGTTATAGAGCAAGTGATGAGCCGTAATAGTCGCGGCTACATTGTCCGAGGCATTAGTGACAAACTCCACCGCATCTTTAGTGGTGATATGCTCGAGCACGATTTTAAGCTCAGGGAAATTTGCCACTAATGGTCGCAAAATGGTGTCGATAAAGAGTTGCTCGCGATCGAAAATATCAATGGCGCTGTCAGTCACTTCACCATGCACTAATAGCAACATGCCAACCTCTTGCATGGCCTTAAGCACAGGGTAAATCTTGTTAACATCGGTGACGCCAGAATCTGAATTAGTGGTGGCGCCAGCAGGGTAAAGCTTAGCGGCCACAATTTTACCCGTGGCCTTAGCGCGGCGGATATCATCAGGGCAGGTCTTATCAGTAAGATACAGCACCATTAATGGCTCAAAATTAGCGTGCGGGCGCGCCGCCACAATGCGCTCGTAATAGCTCAGCGCAGTATCAGTATCTGTGGCTGGAGGCACGAGATTTGGCATTACAATCGCGCGGCCCATATAGCGGCTAATATCGCGCACAGTATCCTTAAGCTGCGCGCCATCGCGTAAATGAACATGCCAATCGTCAGGGCGAGTAATAGTTATAGTTGTCATCGACTTCTCTTTGGTCATTTTGATGGCGGGATCTTATGTGTCTGCGCTTTCTGGGTAAAGTAAAAAACATCAATTGCTTGAATTAAGCCTCACGGTGATGCATTGCGTGTAGCTAGGCTGAGGTTGCCTCTATCGCAGGCATTTTGACTTAATGCTTTGCTAACGGGGCGGCTGCGGGTAAAATGCGCCGCTTATTCACTGCTAGCAAGCCTGTAATTGGGTATAAGCCGTTAGTAGTGCGTTCTATTGTTATCGATATTATCGCCAGTTTGCCCAAGCAAGATGGCTGAGGACATTCAGTGAAAACCGCCAGCGCCGTTCATATTTTAGTTAAACATCAAAAGCTTGCTGAAGAGATTATTCAGCAACTCAATAAGGGTGCTCGATTTGATACCTTAGCCAAAAAGTATTCCTCTTGCCCATCAGCTAAAAGCGGTGGTCACTTAGGCGAATTTAAGCGCGGCCAAATGGTGCCTCAGTTTGATAAAGTCTGCTTTTCGGGTGAATTAATCGTGCCGCATCTGGTAAAAACCAAGTTCGGCTGGCACGTAGTTAAGGTTTTGTACAGAACATAGGTAAACCAGCCAAGTTGCTGGCAATGATTACGTTACTAAGGTTTTGTACCGCACTTAAGCTTTAGCTGCATTTACCTCTAGTTCCCCCTATTGGCTGAGTCCATTAGCCAATTTGATGCGCTTGCCTTGTGATGCTTTCACCGCAAGCGCCGCTTAACTTGTTACCTATCAATGCTTACTCCTTACTGCTTACATCTCACTTCTTAGTGCTCATATCAGTTGTTATAGCGCATTGATCACCCCTAATAACTTGGGCGAGCTTATGGTGCTTAACCAAAAGCTGACTTGATGGCGCCTTGCAGTAGCGCTTGCCAATGATTGGGGAATACTTGAGTGAGGGTTAGCGCCTCACATTGCTGAAAGGCCATAAAGCTGCTGAGCGCTTCCATGAAGGCCGCTATCACGGCATTAGCATCAAGACTGCCAATCACTTTATCCATTTCAGCTAAATGCAGAGACTTAATTTCTAACAGCTTGATACTGCGATGGGCTTTACAGTCCATACGGCCGATAAACTGCTCGCCATATAATAACGGCAAACAAAAGTAACCGAATTGGCGTTTGGCAGCGGGGACATAGCATTCGATTTGATAATCAAAGCCAAAAAGTGAGCGCAGGCGCTCGCGCTGGATAACGCAGTTATCAAAGGGCGAGAGTATTTTAAGTAGCGGCTCAGTGTCAGCTATTGGGGTATCTAGGCTGCCATTTAGCATCACTAATAACTCGCCGCTAGGCAGGGTAATTTCAAGCAAGTGTTGGCTTGCAATTTGCTGCTGCACTAAGCGCTTCATGGCTTGGCGCAGCGCTTTTGCGCAGATAAGTAAGGCCGGATACTGACATTGCGCCGTGGCATTTAAGCTGCAGGTTTAATAGATGCTGCGCGCACTCATCTGTGCTCGGCAGGCTAATATCAAGGCCGGCTGGCACTACTCGCTCAGTTAAATCATAGGTTTTTTCAAATCCTTGACGCTCACGCACCATAACATCGCCTTGCATATACAGTTGCTCTAAGGCTTTTTTGGCGGGTTTCCAATCCCACCATGCTGAGTTAGTACTTGAATTAGTACTTGAATTAGTGCTTGAATTAGTGCTTGAGTTACTGCCTGTGTCAGTGCTTATGTGACTGCTTGTGGCAGTGCTTGTATGAGTGGCAATGTCGCGCGAGCGCAGCGGTCCATCGGTATTAATGCGGCTTAAAAGCTCAGCCATCAGTTTATGATCGCAGTTTTTATACCAAGAGCGTTGGCCAGTTTTTATCGCCAGTTTATCGGGCAATGAATAGCGATAATCGGCGATAGGGATTAACGCCGCGGCGTGACTCCAATATTCAAAAATAGCCCCTGTTTGTAGCAGGCTATTAGTCATGGTAGAAGTCACTTCTGGCACGCGCGAATGCAGCACATGTTGATGGGCGCGCTCCACCACAGCTATGGTATCCAGCTGCACATAACCCAAATGGTTAATGGCTTGCAGCGCGCCGCTCATCCCCACCCCAAACGGCTGAGCCTGCAATAACCCTTGCGCTTTCAATGCCAAACGGCGCAGGCGCTTCATATCTTCAAGGCCCTCAAGCTTTATAGTCATAGGCTCACTTAGTGGTTAATGACACTGCGGATTGGTTAATGCTCAAGACACTACAAACGATTAAGCATGATTGCAAAAAGTGTAGCTTCATACACTTTTTATGCGTGGCGGCGATTAATTAGGGGGGAAGTGTAGCATCGTACACTTTTCTTAAACTTCTTCAGTGGATAGGCGGCAAAGCAGGGCAGTTAGCTCAGTTATCGCTAGGCGTATTATTAAGCGCTGTCATGCCTGTGACACGCAGCAAGTACATCCTTGTATGCTCGATGGCGGCATCCATGCCGCCAACGGTCACTTTCACGCCAGCGCTTAATATCGGTTAATCATCAGTGATTGATAGACAGGAAACTGATTTAGAGTTTGCATTAGGTTTAAATTTTAATTTAACTATCTCACCGTCTATTTTTGCACCTACATCCATGTCAAAGTAAATGCGTTCAAGCTTTAATGATTTAAGATCAAACTCGAATAGTTTAGGTAAAATATTTTTGTTGCAAAAGCGTAATAGATTTGAGTTGCCTTTTTCTTTGTTTTTTAATATTTCATTATATGTACTTAAATTGGTAGTTATTGCAAATGATTTAATATGTTCACCTATTGAAACGTCTTCTCCATTGAGCAAGTTTGAAGCGTAGGTTAATGAATCGTAATCGTCTGCTGATATTTCAAAGTAATCATAAATAGGAGCAGGTAAGTGATATTTTTCTGCGATTTTTTTATAGCACTCAATAACATGGATAATATTGCCAAATTCTTTTAAATGCTCTATCTCTGATTCATTATTTTCTCCAAGTTGCAACGGCCCAATGGTTTGACCTTCGTCTAATTCCAAACCAATAGTTAATCCTCCTCCGTTTTGCAGGGTATCTTTAGCCATTAATAGCCTGTCTCTACTACACAAATTATTAGCAAAAAATGGAACTTTCTTGACTGGCGATGATCAGATCATGCAAATTCACTCACTTCATCATTTTTAATGTCAATTTTTAACCCGAACAAATGGGCATATGATCACTTTCATCATGCTGAGCTAGGTGATAAACGACGAGCGGCAAGGTTAACCGTCGTCGCTGAACACATGGCGGTTGGCAGCGGTAAATCGGTTGCCAGATCTTGTAATGGTGAAGATGCCAAACTCGAAGGAGCCTATCGATTGATCCGCAATGATAATGTTAGCCCATCTATGATCAGAGCCGCCGGTTTTGCTCGCACCGCCCAAGCGATTGAAAATATAAATGAAATACTTGCTCTCGAAGACACGACAGCCCTGAGTTATAAGCACAGTGTGGCGTCTGAATTAGGGAAATTAGGCAAACCTACCGATAAGTCTCGTGGTTGGTGGGTTCATTCTGTCTTGCTACTGGATAGCCATACTTCTCGGACCTTGGGCTTGATCCACCAAGATTGGTGGTGTCGACCTGATAATCCCAACGAGGCCGATGAAAAAGAGAGCGGTAAATGGGCCGATGCATCCTATTTTACGCGGCAACGCTTGCAGGCTCACATGTCGCGAGTGATCTCAGTGTGTGATAGAGAAGCGGATATCATGCATTATTTATCGGATAAACAATCACATAGTGAACGGTTTGTGGTGCGGGCAAAACATGCAAGAAACCTAGTAGAATACGAGGCTAAGCTGTTTGAGCACATGGATAGTCATCCCGTTACCGGCGGATACACCATCGCCATCCCACAAAAAGGCATAAAGGAAGCCAGTGGGAAAAGCAAGAATCGTCCCTCGCGAACAGCCAAACTCACCCTCAAAGCCAGTGCGGTTAACATCAAACATAATCGTCAGCAGCATGCGATTAATGTGGTGTACGCACAAGAGCTCAATCCTCCCCAAGGTGAAGATGGACTATCTTGGATGCTACTGACCAGTGAGCCGATTGACACGTTGGCGCAGCAACTTCATGTGATTGATATTTATACCACTAGATGGCGCATTGAGGACTTTCATAAGGCGTGGAAAACCGGCGCGGGGGTTGAAAGGTTACGCATGACATCGCCAGACAACCTTGAGCGAGCGGCCTCGATACTTTGCTTTATTGGTGTGCGGCTACTGCAACTTCGGGAAGTGATGAGCCTGCCAATTTATCTGAGAAAAAGAGGGCAAATCGAAGCAGCGCAAAGCATGGAAAATCAAAGCTGCAGCAATGTCTTAGAGAATGATGAATGGCGAGTACTGATGCAGCTCTACAAGCCAAGGGGACATAAAGGCAAAGAAGCCCCAAATATGAAGTGGGCTTATCAATCCTTGGCCAAACTAGGAGGCTTTAATGATAGCAAGCGCACGGGAATGGCCAGCTGGTCCACGATTTGGGAGGGATGGGATGATCTTCAGGCTCAGGTAAAGGGGTATCGCTTAGCCAAAGCCCTATTTGAAGCCGGAGAAACGCTATGAGATCTGATCAAGAGACAGACACTGCGCTGGTCAGTTTATAAGGTTTTCCTTGTGTTATTTATATCTAGCATTGCGCCGCAACCATAAAGCGAGTGCACTAACATTAGTCTCAAAAAAATAGTCTCAAAAAGATAGTCCCAAAAATGAGAACAATAATCCCGGTTAACCCCCCGAGCTTAATAAACATAAGTGTGAAGAACTAACAAGGAATGCTTAATGATGGATGTGACTTATTGTGTCAATCGCCCAATTACGCCGGAGCAATTTGTGGCGTTATTAGAGCAGACAACCTTAGGCGGCAGACGACCTACGGCTAATCGTGAGTGCATGGCCGGTATGCTAGAACATGCGGATTTATTGATATCAGCATGGGTTGGCGACACTTTGGTGGGGCTTGCCCGCAGCGTGACCGATTTTCATTTCTGCTGCTATTTATCTGAATTAGCAGTATCAGAACGCATTCAGGCAAGCGGCATAGGTAAAGAATTAATTCGCCAGACATTTGCCAACTTACAGCCGACCTGTACTTTAACGTTACTCTCTGCCCCTCAAGCCACGGAATATTATCCCAAGATAGGTTTTACTCAGCACGGCAGCGCTTGGGTGATGGCTAACGCTAATGAGCTTAAATAACCACAGCAGCCTTTATGGCGAGCACTAGCTACTTACTGGCAGAGTATTAATATGCGCTGCGCTTAAATTTAGTCGGTCATCAATAGGGGTAAATTAGCCTAAAGTGGAGTACTATGCTGCCACTGCGTTGATTGAAGACAGATATGACTATTCCCATTACCGATGTAACCCACACCGAACTTACTTGCGCCAACTGTCAGGCTTGCTGCTGCCGCTTAGAAGTTATGATCATTACTGACACTGGCGTCCCCGAGCAGCACATAGCGACCGATAAATGGGGCGGTGAGACCATGTTACGTTTAGACGATGGTTGGTGCTCGGCGTTAGATCGCGAAACCTTTATGTGCACCATTTATGAAAATCGCCCTTGGATTTGTCGTGAATTTGAAATGGGCTCTTATGATTGCCACGATGTGAGAGTTGAGGCTAACTGTTTGCCGAGTTAAGTCGGCAAACAGTATCACAATTGATATCTATAACTATATCAATAGCAAGGCGCGGCAGTCAGTCGCCCCTTGCTATCATAAGTGCCATCCATGTAACTCTGCGCGCGATGGCCAATGCCGACAATGGCTTATTTAAAAACGCATTTAAGAACTGATTTAAGTTCTTCTCTCTGCGCTTA is from Shewanella sp. SNU WT4 and encodes:
- a CDS encoding crosslink repair DNA glycosylase YcaQ family protein, which translates into the protein MTIKLEGLEDMKRLRRLALKAQGLLQAQPFGVGMSGALQAINHLGYVQLDTIAVVERAHQHVLHSRVPEVTSTMTNSLLQTGAIFEYWSHAAALIPIADYRYSLPDKLAIKTGQRSWYKNCDHKLMAELLSRINTDGPLRSRDIATHTSTATSSHISTDTGSNSSTNSSTNSSTNSSTNSAWWDWKPAKKALEQLYMQGDVMVRERQGFEKTYDLTERVVPAGLDISLPSTDECAQHLLNLQLKCHGAMSVSGLTYLRKSAAPSHEALSAAANCKPTLA
- a CDS encoding crosslink repair DNA glycosylase YcaQ family protein; protein product: MKRLVQQQIASQHLLEITLPSGELLVMLNGSLDTPIADTEPLLKILSPFDNCVIQRERLRSLFGFDYQIECYVPAAKRQFGYFCLPLLYGEQFIGRMDCKAHRSIKLLEIKSLHLAEMDKVIGSLDANAVIAAFMEALSSFMAFQQCEALTLTQVFPNHWQALLQGAIKSAFG
- a CDS encoding peptidylprolyl isomerase translates to MKTASAVHILVKHQKLAEEIIQQLNKGARFDTLAKKYSSCPSAKSGGHLGEFKRGQMVPQFDKVCFSGELIVPHLVKTKFGWHVVKVLYRT
- the pyrC gene encoding dihydroorotase — encoded protein: MTTITITRPDDWHVHLRDGAQLKDTVRDISRYMGRAIVMPNLVPPATDTDTALSYYERIVAARPHANFEPLMVLYLTDKTCPDDIRRAKATGKIVAAKLYPAGATTNSDSGVTDVNKIYPVLKAMQEVGMLLLVHGEVTDSAIDIFDREQLFIDTILRPLVANFPELKIVLEHITTKDAVEFVTNASDNVAATITAHHLLYNRNHMLAGGIRPHFYCLPILKRNIHQQALLGAAASGNPRFFLGTDSAPHYQDKKEAACGCAGSYTAHAAIELYAEAFESVNALDKLEAFASFNGPDFYGLARNQDTITLTKQAWSVPASYPLGDSQVVPIRAGETIEWLVTKS
- a CDS encoding GNAT family N-acetyltransferase, with product MMDVTYCVNRPITPEQFVALLEQTTLGGRRPTANRECMAGMLEHADLLISAWVGDTLVGLARSVTDFHFCCYLSELAVSERIQASGIGKELIRQTFANLQPTCTLTLLSAPQATEYYPKIGFTQHGSAWVMANANELK
- a CDS encoding YkgJ family cysteine cluster protein — protein: MTIPITDVTHTELTCANCQACCCRLEVMIITDTGVPEQHIATDKWGGETMLRLDDGWCSALDRETFMCTIYENRPWICREFEMGSYDCHDVRVEANCLPS
- a CDS encoding IS4 family transposase, giving the protein MSIFNPNKWAYDHFHHAELGDKRRAARLTVVAEHMAVGSGKSVARSCNGEDAKLEGAYRLIRNDNVSPSMIRAAGFARTAQAIENINEILALEDTTALSYKHSVASELGKLGKPTDKSRGWWVHSVLLLDSHTSRTLGLIHQDWWCRPDNPNEADEKESGKWADASYFTRQRLQAHMSRVISVCDREADIMHYLSDKQSHSERFVVRAKHARNLVEYEAKLFEHMDSHPVTGGYTIAIPQKGIKEASGKSKNRPSRTAKLTLKASAVNIKHNRQQHAINVVYAQELNPPQGEDGLSWMLLTSEPIDTLAQQLHVIDIYTTRWRIEDFHKAWKTGAGVERLRMTSPDNLERAASILCFIGVRLLQLREVMSLPIYLRKRGQIEAAQSMENQSCSNVLENDEWRVLMQLYKPRGHKGKEAPNMKWAYQSLAKLGGFNDSKRTGMASWSTIWEGWDDLQAQVKGYRLAKALFEAGETL